In the genome of Methanophagales archaeon, one region contains:
- a CDS encoding ABC transporter ATP-binding protein, with the protein MLEIKELNVSYEKVQVLWGVSFTVNEGEIVSLLGSNGAGKSTTVKTIQGLLKSKSGSIRFMDRNIEGLPAYKIVDAGISLVPEGREIFPKMSVLENLILGAYVPRARDLLEESLEWVFQLFPKLEERKKQLAGTMSGGEQQMLAIARALMSKPKLLMLDEPSLGLAPVLVLQVFEVIKKLNEEGVTILLVEQNVHHALELSDRGYVLEKGRIILEGKGSELLEHEYVKNAYLGI; encoded by the coding sequence ATGCTTGAGATAAAGGAATTAAATGTCTCTTACGAGAAGGTGCAGGTGCTATGGGGCGTCTCCTTTACTGTTAACGAAGGAGAGATTGTATCCCTTCTCGGTTCTAACGGAGCAGGAAAGTCAACCACTGTAAAGACCATCCAGGGTCTGCTTAAGTCAAAGTCAGGCAGTATCAGGTTCATGGATAGAAATATTGAAGGACTACCAGCATACAAGATAGTGGATGCGGGTATTTCTCTCGTTCCTGAAGGCAGAGAGATATTCCCAAAGATGAGCGTCCTTGAAAACCTTATACTTGGCGCATATGTGCCAAGAGCAAGGGATTTGCTTGAAGAGAGTCTCGAATGGGTCTTCCAACTCTTTCCGAAGCTCGAAGAACGGAAAAAACAGCTCGCGGGAACAATGAGCGGAGGAGAACAGCAGATGCTCGCCATTGCACGCGCTCTGATGTCGAAACCAAAACTTCTGATGCTGGATGAGCCTTCCCTCGGGTTAGCCCCCGTGCTCGTATTACAGGTATTCGAGGTAATAAAAAAATTGAATGAAGAAGGCGTTACCATATTGCTTGTGGAACAGAACGTACATCATGCGCTTGAGCTCTCTGACCGCGGATACGTCCTGGAGAAGGGTAGGATTATCTTAGAAGGGAAAGGTTCTGAGCTTCTTGAGCATGAATATGTGAAAAACGCATATTTAGGAATCTAA
- a CDS encoding ABC transporter ATP-binding protein, producing the protein MLSIKEVSKHFDNLTAIKDVSFRIDKGQIVGLVGPNGAGKSTLLNIVSGVYPPSSGSIFFDGLNISNLSPDKVCKLGIAKTFQLVHSFPELSAIQNVLVGALFGNSEKISMGEAREKARMCLEFVGYPMNKLNYPVKNLNVIELKRIQLARALATDPELLLLDEVTTGLNPKESNDAISLIQKIRDSGITILMVEHVMRVIMNVSDRIVVLHHGEKIAEGTPAEITADEKVINSYLGEKIYM; encoded by the coding sequence ATGCTTTCCATAAAAGAAGTGAGCAAGCACTTTGACAACCTAACAGCCATTAAAGACGTAAGCTTTAGAATAGATAAGGGGCAGATAGTAGGGTTAGTCGGTCCGAATGGCGCGGGGAAATCAACGCTTCTGAATATCGTGAGTGGTGTCTATCCACCCAGCTCAGGTTCGATCTTCTTTGATGGTTTGAATATATCTAACTTGAGTCCTGATAAGGTGTGTAAGCTGGGAATCGCTAAGACATTCCAGCTCGTACACTCTTTCCCTGAACTGTCTGCAATTCAAAACGTCCTTGTAGGTGCGTTGTTCGGTAATTCAGAGAAAATCAGTATGGGAGAAGCAAGAGAAAAAGCAAGGATGTGTCTTGAATTCGTCGGCTATCCCATGAACAAGTTAAATTACCCGGTGAAAAACCTTAATGTTATAGAACTTAAGAGGATACAGCTTGCAAGAGCTCTTGCGACTGACCCGGAACTACTCTTGTTAGACGAGGTAACGACAGGACTAAATCCGAAGGAAAGTAATGATGCTATCTCATTGATACAGAAAATCCGCGACTCTGGAATAACAATACTCATGGTAGAACATGTCATGAGGGTTATAATGAACGTCTCCGACCGTATTGTCGTTCTGCATCACGGTGAAAAAATAGCGGAGGGCACACCCGCTGAAATAACCGCGGATGAAAAGGTTATAAACTCATATCTCGGAGAAAAAATATATATGTGA
- a CDS encoding ACT domain-containing protein — MEVIKQISVFAENKPGRMARVARTLADAGVNIRALTIAEAGDFGVIRMVVDDTERGYKALHDGGFTVSETDVLAVELKDVPGGLYEIANTLGMNNVNVDYAYAFVTAKFKHAMLILRVDDIQRATEVLNEAGVRLATREEIQQI; from the coding sequence ATGGAAGTGATAAAGCAGATTTCTGTCTTTGCGGAGAACAAGCCTGGCAGGATGGCAAGAGTGGCAAGGACATTAGCAGATGCTGGCGTGAACATCCGCGCACTGACAATTGCGGAGGCTGGTGACTTTGGCGTGATCAGGATGGTGGTTGATGATACGGAGCGGGGATATAAGGCGCTACATGATGGTGGCTTCACGGTCTCGGAGACCGATGTTCTAGCTGTGGAGCTAAAGGATGTTCCTGGCGGTCTCTACGAGATAGCTAATACTCTGGGTATGAATAACGTCAATGTGGATTATGCTTATGCGTTTGTAACAGCAAAGTTCAAGCATGCGATGTTGATACTCCGCGTGGATGATATACAGAGAGCCACGGAAGTACTGAACGAGGCAGGAGTGAGGTTAGCAACAAGGGAAGAGATACAGCAGATTTGA
- a CDS encoding phenylacetate--CoA ligase, protein MIEYWNPRIERMPIEDLHKMQEERLRYFVRYAYNHSLFYRQRFMEAGVEPDDIKKLSDVTKLPFTSKRDLRNTYPTGMFCLPENWVVRYHVSSGTTGKPTVVGYTQSDVDMWSESLARGLTSIGLGRGDVIQVSYGYGLFTGGLGLHYGSERIGATVLPTGTGNTERQIELMQDLGSTAIACTPSYFLYINEVAQKMDVSIRDDTRLKAGIFGAEPWSDETRRRIEDSTGIKAYDIYGTSEMSGPLFTECHLQNGIHIWADMFLIEVIDPKTMEQVDDGERGELVVTSLNKWAFPLIRYRIGDITILNNEPCECGRTHPRIMRILGRTDDMIIVRGINVFPSQVESVLMRIPEIGDNYQIIVDRKGPLDVMTVKVEVTESAFSDKIADLMSLSNEVSRQLKSVLNITAEVELVEPGAIPRSEGKARRVIDKRKV, encoded by the coding sequence ATGATCGAATACTGGAATCCCCGTATCGAACGTATGCCGATCGAGGATTTGCATAAGATGCAGGAGGAACGGCTCAGGTATTTTGTTCGCTATGCCTATAATCATTCCTTATTCTACCGGCAGCGATTCATGGAGGCGGGTGTGGAGCCCGATGATATCAAGAAGCTGAGCGATGTAACCAAACTCCCTTTCACATCGAAGCGCGATCTTCGTAATACCTACCCCACAGGGATGTTCTGCCTTCCCGAAAACTGGGTGGTGCGGTATCATGTATCCAGTGGCACGACCGGGAAACCTACTGTGGTCGGATATACTCAGAGTGACGTTGATATGTGGTCAGAGTCTCTGGCACGAGGACTTACATCCATAGGTCTGGGGCGTGGGGACGTAATCCAGGTTAGTTATGGCTATGGACTCTTCACCGGGGGGCTCGGTCTTCATTACGGCTCTGAGAGAATTGGCGCCACGGTGCTTCCCACGGGCACCGGCAATACCGAACGTCAGATTGAGCTAATGCAGGATTTAGGAAGCACTGCTATAGCCTGCACACCTTCATATTTCCTATACATAAACGAGGTTGCACAAAAGATGGATGTGAGCATCCGCGATGATACAAGACTCAAGGCAGGCATTTTTGGTGCAGAGCCATGGTCTGACGAGACAAGAAGGCGGATTGAGGATTCCACAGGCATTAAGGCGTATGACATATACGGAACCAGCGAGATGAGTGGTCCCCTCTTCACCGAGTGCCACCTACAGAACGGTATCCACATCTGGGCGGATATGTTTCTTATTGAGGTAATTGATCCGAAGACGATGGAGCAAGTGGATGATGGTGAGCGTGGCGAACTCGTTGTGACCTCCCTGAATAAATGGGCTTTTCCTCTCATCAGGTACCGGATAGGTGACATCACTATACTGAATAACGAGCCATGTGAGTGCGGACGCACACATCCACGAATCATGAGAATTCTGGGTAGGACAGACGATATGATTATTGTGCGAGGAATAAATGTCTTCCCGAGCCAGGTCGAGTCTGTACTCATGAGAATTCCCGAGATTGGCGATAACTACCAGATAATTGTGGACAGGAAGGGACCACTGGATGTCATGACCGTGAAGGTTGAGGTAACTGAATCCGCATTCAGCGATAAAATTGCAGACCTGATGTCATTAAGCAACGAGGTCTCCAGGCAGCTTAAAAGCGTGTTGAATATTACGGCAGAGGTAGAGCTGGTGGAGCCGGGTGCGATTCCGCGTTCCGAAGGTAAGGCACGGAGGGTTATAGATAAGAGGAAGGTGTAA